A genomic segment from Halomicroarcula saliterrae encodes:
- a CDS encoding PAAR domain-containing protein, whose protein sequence is MKPAARLGDSTAHGKPLSGGTGSPNVLIGGKPAWRAGMDMHVCPLTSGLAPHVGGVVGKGSTSVLINGMPAARMGDKIIESGPPNTILSGDTTVLIG, encoded by the coding sequence ATGAAACCAGCAGCCAGACTCGGCGACTCGACCGCTCACGGGAAGCCGTTGAGCGGCGGCACAGGCAGCCCGAACGTCCTCATCGGCGGCAAGCCCGCCTGGCGTGCCGGGATGGACATGCACGTCTGTCCGCTCACCTCCGGGCTGGCCCCCCACGTCGGCGGCGTGGTCGGCAAGGGGTCGACCAGCGTGCTGATAAACGGGATGCCCGCCGCACGGATGGGCGATAAGATAATCGAGAGTGGACCACCGAACACCATCCTCAGCGGTGACACCACCGTCCTCATCGGCTGA
- a CDS encoding phage baseplate assembly protein V — protein sequence MNHRDFFGGEQASEGGINGVAVGIVTDNEDPQDLGRVKLSFPWRDADDESYWARIATEMAGKQYGTYFLPEVEDEVLVAFENGDIHRPFVIGSLWNGKQKPPQKNSDGNNDIREVRSRSDHKIAFDDADEGSITVQTSAGNEIVIDDSGGSETIRIRDENNDNSITLDSGSGSVEVDANSEIALSADDIAIDGSNSVEINSNGGIYLNSNGQMTFSSSGKFDLNSSGLMNVNATGPLQIKGAIIQLN from the coding sequence ATGAACCACCGCGACTTCTTTGGCGGTGAACAGGCCTCCGAGGGCGGTATCAACGGCGTCGCGGTCGGCATCGTCACCGACAACGAGGACCCACAGGACCTCGGACGGGTGAAGCTCAGTTTCCCGTGGCGTGACGCCGACGACGAGAGCTACTGGGCCCGAATCGCGACGGAGATGGCGGGCAAGCAGTACGGGACCTACTTCCTCCCCGAAGTCGAGGACGAGGTGCTCGTGGCCTTCGAGAACGGTGACATCCACAGACCGTTCGTCATCGGGTCGCTGTGGAACGGGAAGCAGAAACCGCCACAGAAGAACAGCGACGGGAACAACGACATCCGAGAGGTGCGGTCCCGTAGCGACCACAAGATCGCCTTCGACGACGCCGACGAGGGGAGCATCACCGTCCAGACCAGCGCGGGCAACGAGATCGTAATCGACGATTCGGGCGGATCGGAGACGATCCGCATCCGCGACGAGAACAACGACAACAGCATCACGCTCGACTCCGGGAGCGGCTCCGTGGAGGTCGACGCCAACAGCGAAATCGCTCTCTCCGCCGACGATATCGCCATCGACGGGTCGAATTCCGTCGAAATAAACAGTAACGGCGGAATCTACCTGAACAGTAACGGGCAGATGACCTTCTCGAGCAGCGGGAAGTTCGACCTCAACAGCAGCGGCCTCATGAACGTGAACGCGACCGGCCCGCTCCAGATCAAGGGCGCGATAATCCAGCTCAACTGA